Part of the Legionella cardiaca genome, CTATTGCAGGTCATGCTTAACCTTCGAAATGGGTATCATCTTGCCTGATGTGAATCGGTTTCTTTAGAGTCAGTGTTCTCCGTAGTAGAATATAACGTTTTTTGCAATAGTTTTCTATTGGAGTGCTTCTAATGGCAGAGGGTGTTTATTTAGGCTTTGATTTTGGTTATAAACGAATTGGTGTGGCTGTAGGCCAACAAATTACTTTAAGTGCTCGACCATTAACAATGCTGGATGCAAAATTAGGTGTTCCTAATTGGGACGCATTACAGAAAATAATTGCTGATTGGCGTCCGGAGGCCTTAATTGTTGGCTTGCCGACCAGCATTGATGATAGTGAGCAATATACTACTGCCGCTGCTCGAGGATTTGCTCGTCAGTTGCGCAAGCGATTTTCTTTGCCTGTTCATCTGGTCGATGAAAGACTCTCAACTGTAGAAGCTCGAGCACAGTTGTTTGCTGAAGGTGGATATCGTAAAATCAAGCAATCCCAAGTCGACAGCTTCGCTGCTTGTATTATTTTAGAGCAGTGGCTGCAACTCCCTAAATAAATATGAAACATTTTTTAGAAATTAGTCAACTTGCACGTGCTGAGATTGACTCTCTGCTAAAACGGGCGCTCTATTTTAAAAACAGTCACGCCTATCCAGATTATTCACAATATACCGTTGCTAATCTTTTTTACGAAAACAGTACACGTACACGTGTAAGCTTTGAGTTGGCTGCCAAAAGACTGGCGATGACAGTTATTAATTTAAACTTGCAAAGTTCTTCAGAACTGAAAGGAGAGGTAGTTGAAGATACCGTAAATAACCTTGCTGCTATGGGAATTGATTTATTCGTGATTCGTCATAGTCAGGATGGTTTACAGCAAAGATTAGCCAACCAAGTTGGTGATAAAATTCGAATTGCTAATGCCGGTGATGGGCAGCATGCTCACCCTAGCCAGGCACTCCTGGATTTCATGACTATTTATGAGCAAAAGCCTGACCTAAGCCAACTTAAAATCGCAATAATTGGTAATATTCGTCATTCTCGTGTAGCCAACTCATTACAATGTCTTTGCGCTACGCTTGGTGTGAAGGAGTTGTCTTTAATCGCTCCTGATATTTGGCAGCCTAGAACTATACATTTTGGTCATGTTACAGATTCATTAGTCGCTGGTTTACAAGAAGCTGATGTTGTAATTTGTCTACGAGTGCAACAGGAACGTTTACAAGAACATGAACACTTGGATTTAGAAACATATCGCCAAAAATTTGCATTAACCAAAGAAACGCTAAAATTTGCTAAGACTGATGCCCTCGTTATGCACCCAGGGCCTATGAACCGAGGGGTTGAAATCGATAGTGATGTTGCTGATGGTCCTCAATCGTTTATTCTTCAGCAAGTTACTAACGGTGTTTTTATGCGTATGGCTATACTGGAAGCATTGGCTACCAATGAAGTTTTTTAACACTTACGCTTAAAGTGGATTTTAAACTAAGAGAAAGAAATGAATTCTAAGAACGGACTTATAGTTATTACAGGAGCAAGTGCGGGCATTGGCCGCGCACTTGCTAATCAATTTGCCAAAGCAGGGCATCCTTGTCTCTTAATTAGCCGCCACATAGAAAAACTGCCTGAATTAAAAGGGTATGAAATTATTTATGGGCAAGTAGACGTAACAAATTATGAGCAATTTGAGGCGGTGGTGCGTGAGGCAGAGCAAAAATATGGTAAAACAGAATGCATGATTAATAATGCTGGATTTATCAATATAGGGGAATTCAGAGATCTTCCTATTGATAAAACTCATTACGAAATAGATGTATTGGTAAATGGTGTGGTTAACGGCATTAAAATTGTATTATCTGATATGGCCGCCAGAAAATCTGGAACCATTATTAATATGAGTTCCATTGGTGATCGCAAACCAGGTGCGTTAGGAGTAAGTTATCATGCCAGTAAGCATGCAGTTCGGTCTATCAGTGAAAGCTTGCAAATGGCAGAAGCAAAGAACAATGTAAGAATTATGAATATTGCTCCCGGTTTAATTAAGACTGATATTCATGCAAGCATGGGGATTAGCTTTGAGGCTTATTGTGAAATGCTTGGTAATCCCACCTTTATTATGCCGGAAGAGTTGGCAGAAATAATTATGTTTTGTTGGAAATTACCTCAAAGAATCTGTATTAGAGATTTAGTGGTTATGCCGACTGATTGCGCGTTCTAACAACTCAATTAGGTGTGCTGTAAGTAAGGTTGACTATAGAGTTAAATTGTTTTCCATAACGGGTTCTATAGAAGCAGGAACTTTTTTGATCTTTGAAAAAGTAGTTTGAATTTGCTGAAATGCTGTAGGTGCTTTTAGTTTCTCGGTGCTCTGGACTTTAGGGGCATCGGGAATTTCCTCAGATAGACAAGCATCTACATTTCGACTGAGAATTTCTCTTATTGGCTTAGCGATTTTAGATTCTTTAAAATCCACACAAGCTAACTCTAAGGCAGTGTTATAATTTTCTTTAAATTCCTGTAGCTCTTTTTTAACCTCACGAGCTCTATCAATCATTTTTGCTGTTTTAGATTTAAAAATGGAAAGTATTCGCGCGAATAAATTGGATAATTTTACGAGAAAGCCATTATGCTGTTTGATAAATTCATCAATTTGGAGATCAAGGCCTTTAATGGCATTTAATTTTTGTTGTTTGTCTTTTATAAAGGTAGTTAAAGCGTAATATTCAGCGATGGTGCTTCGGACTGCAATATTTGTTTGGTATAAATTCTGCAGTTCCGGGATTGTTGATTTTGCAAGAAGAAGCTTTAATTGTGGTTGTTCATTAGCAAAGCTATCTATCTCTTTATCTACATTCAGTTTAGCGGCATTCAATTTTTCAGGTAAACCCTCAAGATGTTTAAAGGCTAAAACTCTAAGCTTTTCTTTGTATTCGCTGTCTAACGTATCGGGAGTATAATTTTTGATGGTATCTTGAATAGATTGAGGAGTAACTGCGCGATAAATAGTTGTGGTAATTGAAGTTAACCAACTCGCAGTATATTGTACTGCAGAAGTTAGTTGTTGCCCTAAACCAGGCTCGGTTAATACTTTTGCTTGTTCGGCGAAGGCTTTTCCTTGTTCAGTTGCTAACAGAAA contains:
- the ruvX gene encoding Holliday junction resolvase RuvX, whose protein sequence is MAEGVYLGFDFGYKRIGVAVGQQITLSARPLTMLDAKLGVPNWDALQKIIADWRPEALIVGLPTSIDDSEQYTTAAARGFARQLRKRFSLPVHLVDERLSTVEARAQLFAEGGYRKIKQSQVDSFAACIILEQWLQLPK
- a CDS encoding SDR family oxidoreductase, producing the protein MNSKNGLIVITGASAGIGRALANQFAKAGHPCLLISRHIEKLPELKGYEIIYGQVDVTNYEQFEAVVREAEQKYGKTECMINNAGFINIGEFRDLPIDKTHYEIDVLVNGVVNGIKIVLSDMAARKSGTIINMSSIGDRKPGALGVSYHASKHAVRSISESLQMAEAKNNVRIMNIAPGLIKTDIHASMGISFEAYCEMLGNPTFIMPEELAEIIMFCWKLPQRICIRDLVVMPTDCAF
- a CDS encoding aspartate carbamoyltransferase catalytic subunit; protein product: MKHFLEISQLARAEIDSLLKRALYFKNSHAYPDYSQYTVANLFYENSTRTRVSFELAAKRLAMTVINLNLQSSSELKGEVVEDTVNNLAAMGIDLFVIRHSQDGLQQRLANQVGDKIRIANAGDGQHAHPSQALLDFMTIYEQKPDLSQLKIAIIGNIRHSRVANSLQCLCATLGVKELSLIAPDIWQPRTIHFGHVTDSLVAGLQEADVVICLRVQQERLQEHEHLDLETYRQKFALTKETLKFAKTDALVMHPGPMNRGVEIDSDVADGPQSFILQQVTNGVFMRMAILEALATNEVF